One Eubacteriales bacterium mix99 genomic window carries:
- a CDS encoding cell wall hydrolase codes for MLARVVSGEARGEDYIGKVAVAAVVLNRMKSSRFPNTLKEVIYQNHAFTCMEDGQIHLEPDPESCHAASDAILGNDPTGGCLFYMNPRTATSRWMVKRISADAATVIGNHIFAR; via the coding sequence TTGCTGGCCCGTGTTGTTTCCGGAGAAGCCAGAGGAGAAGACTACATCGGTAAGGTGGCAGTGGCTGCCGTTGTTCTGAACCGCATGAAATCTTCCCGCTTTCCCAATACCCTTAAGGAGGTCATTTATCAAAATCATGCATTTACCTGTATGGAGGACGGTCAGATCCATCTGGAACCGGATCCGGAATCCTGCCATGCTGCCTCCGATGCCATATTGGGAAACGATCCGACCGGAGGGTGTCTGTTTTATATGAATCCCAGAACAGCAACCTCCCGATGGATGGTCAAACGGATATCCGCGGATGCCGCAACGGTGATTGGGAACCATATTTTTGCCCGATAA